In Bacteroidota bacterium, a single window of DNA contains:
- a CDS encoding PQQ-binding-like beta-propeller repeat protein, whose translation RQLWAITRQNDLKTYITRYDSLFFENGTVTINMGYGNSIINAFNGHFYFAGLPPSGLYAYDLDSLDVQWDYQPPSPYTEIYGLSAYGQLVYTGTGNGSIIGLNANGLTKVNTPLNTDRIPWLVYRGSKYIVSYQTSRSGPEKYVALNYGTTGAGAGSIRTQLDVKGFGEKNTDKIYVFGNVGDTAYVMVLDAYSGQIYEEANLKKHTFQSMVGAGPNKYVLATENALYEYNALSQHLYQAIPAPGIGILAYDEVSGFLFAAGLYNIRIYDYETGGLVTTLQTPFPIVNLHIRYNR comes from the coding sequence ACGACAACTATGGGCAATCACACGTCAGAATGATCTTAAAACGTATATTACCCGCTATGATTCTCTGTTTTTTGAAAATGGCACTGTTACCATTAACATGGGTTACGGAAACTCAATAATAAATGCTTTTAATGGACACTTTTACTTTGCCGGTTTGCCACCGTCCGGTCTTTATGCTTATGATCTCGATAGCCTGGATGTTCAATGGGATTATCAACCACCATCCCCTTATACCGAAATTTACGGCTTATCTGCTTATGGGCAGTTGGTTTATACCGGCACCGGGAATGGAAGTATCATTGGTTTGAATGCGAATGGCTTGACCAAGGTGAATACTCCTTTGAATACCGACAGGATACCATGGCTGGTTTATCGTGGGAGCAAATATATTGTTTCATATCAGACTTCCCGTTCCGGCCCCGAAAAATATGTGGCTTTGAACTACGGAACCACCGGAGCCGGAGCCGGATCAATACGCACTCAGCTTGATGTTAAGGGTTTCGGAGAAAAAAATACCGATAAAATCTATGTTTTTGGAAATGTTGGAGATACCGCGTATGTAATGGTTCTTGATGCCTATTCCGGACAAATATATGAAGAAGCTAATCTGAAAAAGCATACATTTCAATCAATGGTTGGAGCAGGCCCCAATAAGTACGTCCTGGCTACTGAAAATGCTTTATACGAATATAATGCACTCAGCCAACATCTCTATCAGGCTATTCCCGCCCCAGGAATAGGAATACTTGCCTATGATGAAGTCTCCGGATTTTTGTTTGCAGCCGGTTTATACAATATCCGGATCTATGATTATGAAACCGGTGGATTGGTTACAACCCTTCAAACACCATTTCCAATTGTAAACCTTCATATCAGGTATAACCGTTGA
- the mnmD gene encoding tRNA (5-methylaminomethyl-2-thiouridine)(34)-methyltransferase MnmD, with protein MKRIHVITADGSSTIRWINTGECYHSTFGALTESKYIFIDQGFSVISNKSPLRILEVGMGTGLNVLLTCCQAVREMKTVYYHALEPFPLESDTWKQLNYAEQISVCEADHYLEKIHTGKPGKVFLLAPDFRFLKDTSGIHEAVLSPDNYDLVYYDAFSPDTQPEMWNLPVLQKVYRALTTNGLFLTYTVKGEVKRNLKSIGFAVEILPGPPGKRHILRAKKTD; from the coding sequence TTGAAAAGAATACATGTAATTACAGCCGATGGATCCAGTACAATCCGGTGGATAAATACTGGTGAGTGCTATCATTCTACTTTTGGCGCTTTAACCGAATCAAAATATATTTTTATTGATCAGGGGTTTTCTGTAATTTCAAACAAAAGCCCTTTAAGGATTCTGGAAGTAGGAATGGGTACCGGATTGAATGTGCTTCTTACCTGTTGTCAGGCTGTTCGGGAAATGAAAACGGTTTATTATCACGCATTGGAACCCTTCCCCCTGGAATCCGATACATGGAAACAATTAAATTATGCGGAACAAATTTCTGTGTGCGAAGCCGATCATTACCTGGAAAAAATTCACACAGGAAAACCAGGCAAAGTTTTTCTCCTTGCACCGGATTTCCGTTTCTTAAAAGATACAAGCGGTATTCATGAGGCGGTTCTTTCCCCGGATAATTATGATCTTGTTTATTACGATGCTTTCAGCCCCGATACACAACCGGAAATGTGGAATTTACCTGTATTACAAAAAGTGTATCGTGCCCTTACCACAAACGGCTTGTTTCTTACTTATACTGTCAAAGGCGAAGTTAAACGCAATCTGAAATCAATCGGATTTGCAGTGGAAATACTACCGGGACCACCGGGGAAAAGGCATATCCTGAGGGCTAAGAAGACAGATTAG
- a CDS encoding acylphosphatase: MTQRSVILHIHGRVQNVGFRYYTQKKALSLNIKGFVKNLPDGSVYVEAQGEPSNIEDFIAFCRQGPDWARVDDLSIQDTPAEDFEGFHIR; encoded by the coding sequence ATGACCCAACGATCGGTGATCCTACACATACACGGCAGGGTGCAAAATGTCGGATTTCGATATTATACACAAAAGAAAGCACTAAGTCTCAATATTAAAGGTTTCGTGAAGAATTTACCGGACGGTTCCGTTTATGTTGAAGCGCAAGGTGAACCAAGCAACATTGAAGACTTCATAGCATTTTGCCGGCAGGGGCCAGACTGGGCCAGGGTAGATGATTTATCTATCCAGGACACACCGGCAGAGGATTTTGAAGGGTTCCACATTCGCTAA
- a CDS encoding DUF493 domain-containing protein, whose protein sequence is MGNNGSNAICNLFGEEKVNYPVNYDLKVIMDTANPDQTNKEKIIQVLETLNIPYNDWRTKNSSKGNYISFTVNITISSKSILEGLYKGLKAVPEIKYAI, encoded by the coding sequence ATGGGAAATAACGGAAGCAACGCCATATGTAATCTTTTCGGCGAGGAGAAAGTAAATTACCCGGTCAATTACGATCTGAAAGTTATAATGGATACTGCAAACCCTGATCAAACGAACAAAGAAAAGATCATACAGGTCCTTGAAACACTAAACATCCCTTATAACGACTGGAGGACAAAAAACAGCAGTAAAGGCAATTACATAAGTTTCACGGTGAATATTACGATAAGCAGTAAATCCATCCTGGAAGGCTTATATAAAGGACTTAAAGCAGTACCAGAGATAAAATATGCAATCTAA